A window of the Henckelia pumila isolate YLH828 chromosome 3, ASM3356847v2, whole genome shotgun sequence genome harbors these coding sequences:
- the LOC140893003 gene encoding tRNA-specific adenosine deaminase TAD2-like, protein MEAIDKLLEQWQKSGLTRGEISLKFSQCTLYVTCEPCIMCAAALSIIGIKEVFYGCANDKFGGCGSILSLHTYSSGKHTSDGGSKRKEFKCTGGVMALEAINLLRSFYEQGNPNAPKPHRKPMEPPD, encoded by the exons ATGGAAGCAATTGATAAGCTGCTTGAGCAGTGGCAGAAAAGTGGACTAACGAGGGGAGaaatttctttgaaattttcacaGTGCACCCTTTATGTTACATGTGAGCCATGCATAATGTGTGCAGCAGCTTTATCTATCATTG GTATTAAAGAGGTATTCTATGGGTGTGCAAATGATAAGTTTGGAGGTTGTGGATCGATATTGTCCTTGCACACTTACAGCTCTGGAAAACATACAAG tGACGGAGGCTCAAAAAGGAAGGAATTTAAATGCACAGGAGGTGTAATGGCATTAGAAGCTATCAATCTTTTGAGAAGCTTTTACGAACAAGGAAATCCCAATG CTCCAAAGCCTCATAGAAAACCGATGGAACCGCCGGACTAA